A part of Pararhizobium sp. A13 genomic DNA contains:
- a CDS encoding sugar phosphate isomerase/epimerase: MSNPAKAIRIGTMISASGGKAADRIGQIADMGFESFEPFFWQTTNGQDLAELGKRCVEAIGDRDITISTLGMFGNPLETTDIDRDTLQGWKDCIDNAHHFGATCVAGFTGRIRNKPLTDSLPRYKEIWSELARRAADKGVKIAFENCAMDGNWATGDWNIAHNPDAWELIFNETPDDHIGLEWEPCHQMVYLIDPLPQIRKWAHKIFHVHGKDATIRWDVIREHGIFGKEKFVFMRTPGFGDTNWTDVISELRLAGWSGSIDIEGWHDPVYRDALEMTGQVHGLNHLKTCRGGDFVVDAA; encoded by the coding sequence ATGAGCAATCCGGCAAAAGCCATTCGCATCGGCACCATGATCAGCGCATCCGGCGGCAAGGCTGCCGACCGCATCGGCCAGATCGCCGACATGGGCTTCGAGAGCTTCGAGCCCTTCTTCTGGCAGACGACCAACGGCCAGGATCTCGCCGAACTCGGCAAGCGCTGCGTCGAGGCGATCGGCGATCGCGACATCACCATCTCGACGCTCGGCATGTTCGGCAATCCGCTGGAGACGACGGACATCGACCGCGACACGCTGCAGGGTTGGAAGGATTGCATCGACAACGCCCACCATTTCGGCGCCACTTGCGTCGCCGGCTTTACGGGACGTATCCGTAATAAACCGCTGACCGATAGCCTGCCGCGCTACAAGGAAATCTGGAGCGAACTTGCCAGGCGCGCCGCCGACAAGGGCGTGAAGATCGCGTTTGAGAATTGCGCCATGGACGGCAACTGGGCGACCGGCGACTGGAACATCGCCCACAATCCGGATGCCTGGGAGCTCATCTTCAACGAGACGCCGGACGATCATATCGGCCTTGAATGGGAGCCCTGCCACCAGATGGTCTATCTGATCGACCCGCTGCCACAGATCCGCAAATGGGCACACAAGATTTTCCACGTGCATGGCAAGGACGCGACCATCCGCTGGGACGTCATTCGCGAGCACGGCATTTTCGGCAAGGAAAAGTTCGTGTTCATGCGCACGCCGGGCTTCGGCGACACCAACTGGACGGACGTGATTTCCGAGCTGCGGCTTGCCGGCTGGTCCGGCTCCATCGACATCGAGGGCTGGCACGACCCGGTCTATCGCGATGCACTGGAAATGACCGGCCAGGTT
- a CDS encoding Gfo/Idh/MocA family oxidoreductase, with the protein MAKGWLKAIADTPEIRAAVDVIGLVDVNPMAAKALAEEFGLIDAVIGRDLAAVLAETSADMVFDVVIPAARHDVVATALAHGCHVLSEKPMASSIEEGRAMIAQAAAAGKVHAIVQNRRFISGTRRIRRLVESGVLGELTAIHCDFFIGAHFGGFREEMDNVLLLDMAIHTFDAARFVADKVPVAVYCHESNPRGSWYAHGAAANAIFEFKDDVTFTYRGSWCAEGANTSWESQWRIIGTKGTLLWDGAEDFQARRVAGTEGFLRPVDAIPVPEPANEGETHGHASVIADFLAAIKTGRQPETASNDNINSLAMVFAAIESARTRQRVTL; encoded by the coding sequence ATGGCCAAAGGCTGGCTGAAAGCGATCGCGGACACCCCTGAAATCAGAGCCGCGGTTGATGTCATCGGCCTCGTTGATGTCAACCCGATGGCAGCAAAGGCGCTTGCCGAAGAGTTTGGTCTGATCGATGCCGTCATCGGTCGCGACCTGGCGGCCGTCCTTGCAGAAACCTCGGCAGACATGGTTTTCGACGTCGTTATTCCCGCCGCCCGTCACGACGTCGTCGCGACCGCTCTGGCGCATGGATGCCATGTCCTGAGCGAGAAGCCGATGGCGTCCTCGATCGAGGAGGGGCGGGCGATGATCGCCCAGGCCGCTGCCGCCGGAAAAGTCCATGCCATCGTCCAGAACCGTCGCTTCATATCGGGCACTCGCCGCATCCGCCGGCTTGTCGAAAGCGGCGTGCTCGGCGAACTCACTGCCATCCACTGCGATTTCTTCATCGGCGCGCATTTTGGCGGTTTTCGCGAAGAGATGGACAATGTGCTTTTGCTCGACATGGCGATCCACACGTTCGACGCCGCCCGCTTCGTCGCCGACAAGGTGCCGGTTGCCGTCTATTGCCACGAAAGCAACCCGCGCGGCTCGTGGTATGCGCATGGTGCCGCGGCCAATGCGATCTTCGAATTCAAGGATGACGTGACCTTTACCTATCGCGGCTCCTGGTGTGCCGAAGGTGCCAATACCAGCTGGGAAAGTCAGTGGCGGATCATCGGCACGAAGGGCACGCTGCTCTGGGACGGCGCCGAGGATTTCCAGGCGCGCAGGGTGGCGGGAACGGAAGGCTTCCTTCGACCGGTCGATGCCATTCCGGTACCTGAGCCCGCCAATGAGGGAGAGACCCATGGCCATGCCAGCGTCATCGCCGATTTCCTTGCTGCCATCAAAACCGGCCGCCAGCCCGAAACGGCGAGCAATGACAATATCAACAGCCTTGCCATGGTGTTTGCGGCGATCGAAAGCGCCCGCACCCGGCAGCGCGTGACCCTATGA
- a CDS encoding LacI family DNA-binding transcriptional regulator translates to MTGIRRLAQHLDISIGTVSRALNGRPDVNEETRKRVLEAAAELGYVPNQSGRSLRQGTTNIIGFMMQTGAEITGQGDTFFMSVFDGVQTVFARHHLDLVALLCSSQEDPDDYLRRVVARGFADGLILSATQRHDPRLEFLAKRKIPFATLGRSLTDVGQPWLDLDFEGMAQTSIDRLVAKGHRRIAVTRPHDDTNLGYLFVDQAASALAAHGLSLDPDLIFRSTPNETGGYQIARDLLSKEDRPTAIVLVNETNAIGFYRGLNEAGLKPGRDIAIIGRHSPQSHFLSPSLTGFALSRRDLGIALAETLLATMPAFSHFYPNAELRKIWREELIEGESDAFTLPHG, encoded by the coding sequence ATGACGGGCATACGCAGGCTTGCACAACATCTGGACATTTCCATCGGAACCGTGTCGCGGGCGCTGAACGGGCGGCCGGACGTGAACGAGGAAACGCGCAAAAGAGTGCTCGAAGCCGCAGCCGAACTCGGCTATGTACCGAACCAGTCCGGCCGCAGCCTGCGCCAGGGCACAACCAATATCATCGGCTTCATGATGCAGACCGGAGCCGAGATCACCGGTCAGGGCGACACCTTCTTCATGAGCGTGTTCGACGGCGTGCAGACCGTTTTTGCGCGCCATCATCTCGATCTCGTCGCACTCCTCTGCTCGTCGCAGGAAGACCCGGACGACTATCTCCGGCGCGTCGTCGCCCGCGGGTTCGCTGATGGTCTCATCCTCTCCGCGACCCAGCGGCACGATCCCCGCCTTGAGTTCCTGGCCAAGCGCAAAATTCCGTTCGCCACGCTCGGGCGCAGTCTCACTGACGTCGGCCAGCCCTGGCTCGATCTTGATTTCGAAGGCATGGCGCAAACCTCGATCGACAGGCTGGTGGCGAAGGGCCACCGCCGGATCGCAGTCACCAGGCCCCATGACGATACAAATCTCGGTTATCTCTTCGTCGACCAGGCCGCCAGCGCGCTTGCAGCGCATGGCCTTTCCCTGGATCCCGACCTCATCTTCCGCTCGACGCCCAATGAGACGGGCGGCTATCAGATCGCCCGCGATCTGCTCTCGAAGGAGGACAGACCGACCGCAATCGTGCTGGTCAACGAAACCAATGCAATCGGGTTCTACCGCGGATTGAACGAAGCCGGTCTGAAGCCGGGGCGCGATATTGCCATTATCGGACGTCACAGCCCGCAGTCGCATTTTCTGTCGCCGAGCCTCACCGGCTTTGCCCTGTCGCGACGCGATCTCGGCATCGCGCTCGCCGAAACGCTGCTCGCGACGATGCCGGCCTTCAGCCATTTCTACCCGAATGCGGAACTACGGAAGATCTGGCGGGAGGAGCTGATTGAAGGCGAAAGCGACGCCTTCACATTACCTCATGGTTGA